The sequence ctgtctgcctgtttttctctttttctgtcCCCTTGTCTTTCTCTGCATGCCTgcatatgtctgtctgtctgtctgtctgtctgtctgtctgtcggtctctctcccccccctctctctctctctctctctctctctctctctctctctctctctctctctctctctctctctctctctctctctctctctctctctctctctctcatcggAATGTACTTGCAACACGAAATATTGTGAACTGAAGTTGAACTTCAGGAACAATCACCACAGCAGGGCACATCACGGGTAGGCGGGTaaggtagagtaaccgtggatACTTAAATACAGAACAAGATTCACgttgtcatttttctcttttaGATGGTGCCGCTTACTACGATGAGTCGGGATGTGCCAATTGGTATCCCAATTACCCCTACCGCTGTGCTGACGGCAAGACTTGTATTCCCGAGCGCAATATATGTGACGGACATGTTCTGTGCAGTGACGGTAGCGATGAAGTCGACTGTGGGGATGACagtgacgacgacgacgacaacaacgAAGTTGTTGATGACGGTAAGTAAGATCAACTTCACCGTTTCGAGTATCACAGCTTGACTTAGCAATGGCAAAGCTTCTCCTGGCTCTGCGGATGAGATTTTATCATTGATGTAATAGGTTatagagagacagacatacggacagacagacagacagatagatagatagatagatagatagatagatagatagatagatagatagatagatagatagataagtagCAAAGTAGGTAGGTAAGTATAGGTAGATAGGTGTTCGACGTAATCCATCACGAGGACTCAGTAAACTTCTGAACGGGAGAAAAAAACTGAGATTCATTGAGCGAATATAAGGAGACTTCTCGTACGTCAAACGGTCAAATTTGAATCAAACATACACGAGCGTTTTCAGCATGACGTCTGTAGGTGTCGCATTTGGTTTGCAGATGCCGCCTACTTCGATTCCGACGGGTGCGCCTTCTGGTTTCCCAATTACCCGTACCGATGTAAGGACGGGTCTCTCTGCATTCCGGAGAGTAACATCTGCGACGGGCACGAACTCTGTGGTGACGGCAGTGACGAGATAGGCTGTGACAGTGACGGTGGCGACGACGGAGGTGATGACGGTGGCGACGACGGAGGCGATGACGGGGGCGACGATGGAGGCGATGACGGGGCCGACGATGGAGGCGATAGTGACGGAGATTCTGGTGAGTAATAGCATCGCAGGAAATGCAGCAGTGTGTTGCATGGAAAGATCACTTACACGGAAAAGGCGGGAATGTCGATGTGGCCGCAGTCCGTCATTACAAAAGCTCGCGTGTTagttaatcctttgagtgccaaagtcaacttttgtcccTGTATAAAATACAaccaacacaatttttttcagattttttccaaattttttttcaaaactgtagctgatgaaaagtGGTGTCCATCTAGTCTAAACTTGtcgaaaaaattacagagaaattcataaaattgttaaaattttgcactaaaattttggcgggaaaatttacagcactcaaagcgGGCAGACATCTTGTCTCAAAGCACAcaaaaatggaaattggaaTGAAAGTACATTTTGGCATCGATTGCTATAAATATCCGATTGAAGCAACTTTATGATGGATCCCCAACATGATGGAAGTTCCCTATTCTGTATAAAACACCTAGTTTATACAGACACCATGACCATGTGTGTCAGACACCATTACCTCACGTGCAAATCCTCAACACTAATTCTATGTTGCATGCAACACAAACATTGTTCTCCACAGAAAAAGCACAGTATGACACcaacggttgtgccgtttggtATCCTAGCAGTCCCTACAAATGCATTGACGGGTCTCTCTGTCTCGCGGAAGGCCAACTGTGTGATGGCTTGGGCCAATGCGGTGACTTCAGCGATGAAGTAGACTGTGGTAAGCATGAAAGCTGTGACTTTACAGCCATTGCATACATTTCTGGGTTTCGAAATGGGCGGGTGACTTTATAGCCATTTCATACATTTCAGGGTTTCGAAATGGGCGGGGGAATGCCTGTTGGACCTGATTATTTCCCATCTTTTCTGATCATTCTGCCATCGACGCGGGATGCTTAGTCTATATTTCCGAATAATTTTGTAGATTTTCCGAGGTcaaaaaaggaaatgaaaagggCTAGGAGAGATTGGCTCTTGTTCCAAAGCTATAAGTAGATGAATTCTTGCAGGTTACGGAGAGACAGATGCCAACGGATGCACGATGCCAAATCAGCAGGGAAACACCGGTTTTGCCGACCTGTACGACCAGTTGCTCGAAGCTCACAACTATTTCCGCTGTCTCCACGGCGTGTCTGCTCTGACGTGGGACGACACGTTGACCAACGTGGGTCAGCTTGTCGCAAACGACAACGCCAACGCGGGCCAACTCCAGCACAGTACGTACAGCTATGGCGAAAACCTTGCTGTGTCCGGACTGCCATCATTTGATAACGCTGCAGGTTCGtctgttaatttttttgtcatggTACGACACGGTTGTGTCATGTATATGATGAACTTCTTGTTGTTTATGGTAGTtggcgcctcgaaagtgaaagacttaaacttttgctcaaactttcctcaatcgCTCActtactttttttattttaccgtattttgttttattctcatCAACAGCGCCAGTTGgcagccacttacagacaaaACTAGACaaattaattatgaaatataaaaaataaatctaatgaaagacaaaattgaaaatgaaggaACTACATACAAGAGACATACAGaagattgaaaaattaccaaatcaggaataaaagtcaggagtcaccgtgcaaagtttggtcaaGAGAAACTAACTACCTATtttaactctatagggaaaatGTCTGTTTTCGAAAAATCAAATAAGCTTGCGAAATACTTTAAAATGTGCCCCATCAAGCGGTACTAACATGAAAGggctgtaaattttgagaatccaaatatctgtaCCCTATAGGCACACCGTCCATTTTACCTATTTTCGAGAACCCTCTCCGTATTAGAGTCATTACATGTGAGcgcattttgtttttgtgatgttTTGTTCTTGCAGCCAGCATAGACACCTATTCTTAAGCTTCTTGCTCGGAGACTCAAACTTACTTTCTACAATGGGTGTTCAAGTAATTATGAATAGTGTAGAAATGTATAGTGCAAAATTACGCCCTCTTGCAGCGTGCAAATACTCATTAGGATGGTGggatttttgaaagaaaaggttTTGTGATACTCCAGCAGGGACAACAAGTTAGATATTTCTTATCAACGCATATATCCATGATCAttgtttcgttttgttttttcctttgtttttgcAGGATATGGATTTGTGAAGATGTGGTACGATGAAATCGACATATACAATTACAACAACCCTGGATTTTCTTCCGGAACAGGTAAGATGTGCGAGATTTCCaataaggccatttaaagaaaattctttgtttgccgtcctaggattttttaaaaacctaccagccagccagggaaaaacaaacactgacaaaaaacacaagtgtatttaGATAAACTCAACttttatttggtttcctttgaaagaataatatttttatttgtaatagtgttaacattgtgttggttttcttaattttctctgaaaacctgaCAGCACGCGGATGGCAaacaaaaattttcatttaaagCGAGCACCTAATAGCAAAACCTAAGATCCACAATACTGCCCTTTGCTTTCCTCCATGTTTTAATGGCGTTGCTGCGTTTTCACAACCCAGCGTTATCacggttttcacaaaaattctTTTTAATGATTCTATAAGGATGATTCGCTGTATACTTCATGTTTGGTTTATTTCATCCACAGGGCATTTTACTCAGGTAGTATGGGCTAACAGCCAAAAGGTCGGTTGTGGCATAGCCCAGAGTGGCGGATCGGTGTATGTGGCCTGTGAGTACGACCCGCCGGGCAACTATGCCAATCAGTACGAGACCAACGTTCCGCCACCTCTGTAACGCGAAATGTCGATGGAATGGAGCTGAACTATCCGACTCATGTATATACACAGGCGATATTTACAAACAACACAGACTGAGGCATTGAAAAACAATCCGGAAGGTATAAAGAGGGATTTAATTCATAGCAtcgaaatatcaaaaaaattgtcaagttgTCACTTTTATTGGTTCAAATCTGTAGATGAGCATACAACGTTTCCAAGTAGGGATGCCAgctaaaacgaaaaaaaaaacccaaaaaacaaagCCCAGCGCTCTTTAAACTGAAAAAAGCGAGTTAAATTTTGGTATGAGACGTAATATGTTCTCAGCACATAATGAAACTTATCGATGACACATTTATCTGAACACGATCGCCCATCGCGATACGTGCCCTTTGATAAGGACGTATGTGACACGTGTGTAatatcatagaccctaaaacATCTTTTTTTAAGGGTGTATGGTAATATGAAGAATTTTCTTCACTCATTTTTGTAGGGTTACTTTGTTATCttgtaaatttgacaaaatgttacactCGCTGATCCTATTGCACTTTGAAAACGCTCGAATAAAGCtacttcaaaatgtagatgATATTTATCTTCAGTTATCTGtaagtatatgtatgtatgtatgtatgtatgtatgtatgtatgtatgtatgtatgtatgtatgtatgtacgtatgtacgtacgtacgtacgtacgtacgtacgtacgtacgtatgtatgtatgtatgtatgtatgtatgtatgtatgtatgtatgtatgtatgtatgtatgtatgtatgtatgtatgtatgtgtgtattgtgtatgtatgtatgtatgtatgtatgtatgtatgtatgtatgtatgtatgtatgtatgtatgtatgtatgtgtgtgtgtgtgtgtgtgtgtgtgtgtatgtatgtatgtatgtatgtatgtatgtatgtatgtatgtatgtattatgtgtgtgtggatgtatgtatgtatgtatgtatgtatgtatgtatgtatgtatgtatgtatgtatgtatgtatgtatgtatgtatgtatgtatgtatgtatgtagtgtatgtgtgtatgtatgtatgtatgtatgtatggatgtatgtatggatggatggatggatggatggatggatggatgggtggggtgggttgggtgggtgggtgggtgggtgggtgggtggatggatagatggatggatggatgtgtatggatgtatggatgtgtatggatggatggatggtggatggatggatggatggatggatggacggatggatggatgaatggatgaatggatcGATGGAGGGAGGGGTGGTTGTATCTGTGTCTGTGCAATTACGTATCATTTGTTCATACAAATACAGGTTTTGCACAGTACCAAAATCGTAAAGACCAGCACGTCATCTGCTTTGCCAGAACAAAGAATTGAGGGCCTACGGTGGAAATTGCTACAAATCAAGAAAATTCGGAGGTCAATTGGGATTTGGTCAAGTTGAACCACGCTATTTAAGCCCTTCCCCTTTCTTAAAGAAAACCGGACTATTTTCTAATGGAGGTTGGAGCCAGTGTCAGGTTGCATTACGACTGCCACGATAGGACATACAATGACTCCTAAAATTCATTAAAGCTGTATAGATCGTTTCTAGGCAAAGCAAAATATTTGACCACTTTGCTAGGCATTCATTATAGCTCTGTGCAATCTTCCTCCACCAACGGATAACCATGCTGACGCGGATTGTAGTTTGCCCGCCCAGTAACAACTACACAGCGTTCGTTCCCCTAATATACGTGACCATATCCGTTAATATCGATACTGCGTCTTCAAACAGTCACACGGACGTTGAGTCTTGACAAGTACGTGTTGGTACCTGGATGACTAACATTCCTTTTGTTATGAACTGCTCTCATTTTGCATTCAGGAACATGTCAAGATCAATTACAAATTGCGGAATGTTACGTCAAGTCGTCAAGTTTCTCTCTCCTGCCAAATTGACCCAATTGAACAGTCTTACAGCCTGTTTCAGCGTCTTATTCTTTGATTTGTCAGAGGGACAGTAATTTGTGTTTGCATTTGAAAACATATAGTTACGTCATCTAGGTCGCTTTGTATACGTCATCCAAAATATCCCCAGTGAGACAAATAAATcgccttaaatttgaaaagtttgtatCGACAGAGGCGTAATTCGATTTAATTGCCCTGTCGTCCCGTCGAGAATATTTCCAATAGAAAAGCTTCATTGTCGAGTGCCGACCTTCCAAACTGGATGGTAAAGGCAGTTGCCATAATTAAAGGTTACGTAAACCCCTTAGCCAACACTTGACGTCAATAGTAAATAGTTTAGAGCGTCTTGCAGCGAATGACAAGTTGTATCACTCTTCTTGTATGTATAGACAGGGATGTACAAAactctatttttgtacatccatgattGTGGTCGATAGATTGCAGGTTTCAATTCTTGGTTGCTGATAAATTTTGCGGTTGATATATTAATCACATGCGATGCGGATATCTAGGTTCAGGGTTGTGCTGGCCTCTGCTGCCACCAGTGATTACGCAGTATGCCATGAGAAATACTTGAAAACGTTCTTTGTCTAAGGACGGTGCATTGGGTGGCGATTTAGGCTTCCATGGAACTAAGGCAAGCATCGAAAATGTATTCAACAAACTTGTTTATGTCTTTTTTCGAAAATGACAGAAGCAATAAATTACAAACTGCTTGCCTTCTCAGAATCGATATGTAAATCTGTCCTTACACTATTGCAGATTGgactattttttttccattatttGTTTCACTGGTGGAAAGAGTTTGGGGTTTCCAACGCCTATAAAGTACTACAATAAAGTTGACAACAGTCCCGCTGCAGCAGGGATTTAGTCACGCCGCGAAAATGAATTCAACCACTGGAAGGACTGTGATTAAACGtacatgtttgtgtttgtttgtttgtttgttggtttgtttgtttttttagaaaatgacagcTGAGAAGCAGACAATCAACGAGGTGTTCACTGAACCCTGAAGGCAAGTTACTGCAGGTCATTGACCGTGTCACTTCGGCTTCTTAAATTCACACCCGTAACTTCAAACATAATtaatttgaatgatatccaCGGAAACGATGTAAATACATCGtcataaagtttaatgatcTAAAATAAAATCTTATAAATCAGTATATTAGATCATAAGTCAGGGTCTGTAAATAAAAGGTTTTAATTTGATCTATACCCCAATcttgagacaaaatttgtggaCCCTTCATCAAATGCATGCCTGGGAAAATAACAGCAACTCAGGACACACCAGCAGTAATTTGTCCCTGTTCCTGATCTATACTTACCTCAGAGATACCTGCAAGTGTTCTACTACACTGACCAAGGTGTTCTGTCCACCCCTTGCAAATTTGCAGTCGAATCGTCGTCTTGGTTCTTTTGTtcaaagggacagtagctgtaacttttgacttttcttcactacttttgttttgtatttctaaTGGCAGGGTtattgttcttctccccaaagcatgttgaatcACCAATTACTTGGCTTTGCACACACGGcgtctatacatgtaaaatgccaaATACTCTACAATAACATTAACAGCGCAGTTTATACATgccgagttgacaagctcaacacTGCGCGTGCGCATCTCATCATGCTTTTGGAAGCAGTgcagaaactgtagttgacatttaaatcaagaatagtgaaaaatcatcaaacgttaAAGGTATTTGCCCTTTAAGAGATTAAAATGTTGATGGGTCATCGCTTGAAGTTGACTTGTTATAAAAAAGCTATTGAAGATAAATCTTGTGCGACACTCTTCGCCttgaacatacatgtatctacaAATCCCATCAAGCTCCTGTACGTTGGTATAACAAGGGCGCTCACAAAGgaaattttaaacaagaatCTGAATGATTATCCTTAATATAAATATTCTTAatataaaaagacaaaaaaataataagCGCGGCATGTTCAGAACGGAGGGTTTTTTTTGTGTACAAAATAGGCACCATCAAAATTATTTGTCGAATCAAATCAAAGATCCACtgggagaaaaatgaaaaacatattaCATGATTCATGAGAAATAGCTTTGActttgtgaaagatattaagtaTGCGAATCGGGAAGAAAAAAGTCATCAGCCGATCATATGCTCTCCACTGGATAATACAATTTGTTCGACTCTGGTTATCTCATACAGACAGCGCCCCCATATTTGGTGTACcatttatctttcttttttgttggAAAGGAGCGTATAGCAACGCTATGAATGGTTGCCTTCCTACATGCTGTCAAACACACCTTACTTTTGGCTTTATAACAATATCTTGTTAGGGTTAAAGATttcgtaattagtgattttttttaaatagcatTTTCTCTCTGCTTAAGTATCAGAGAAAATTTTAAATCGGACCTACGCTTTGATACCTTAAAGGTCATACATAATCTCCGGGAAAATAGTTTACTCGCGCTTGAACAATGACTTGGCAATAGCTTCCTGAAGTATGATGGCAAACCAAAACACGATTGGGACttatttgggagaattggatctttcaATTGTTcagatttatcaaaagtgtaaggaggccctatagctgaaagttgcaatattacaaattacccataaaaactGGTGTGTTGCAAGGAAAGAAAAGAAGACGAGccaacatttgcagattaaaccaacGATACTGCACTATCCAAtaatccaaaattagttccaatcgtgttaccaGTAAAAACTGTAGACACTCTAAGCAAGAAAGCGGCGTATTTAAAAATTACGCGTCCTTGAAAGGGAAAACGAGAAACCGGAATCTGTGTTGTAGTTTTGAGTACAGCGCGATACATTTACATCAGATTAACGTATACACTgctgttgatttgataagatTAAATTAGATTTATCTATTAATCGAACTTGAACTATGAATGGCCATGCAAAGATAATACTGTCCGAACAACAAAATTTCACACGTGTTATTGGCCGACAGCTCCTCTTTTAGGTGAAGTAATATCCAAATCATCACGAATAACCCTGGAATTATAGTTCTCTCTTGTTCCAGTTTACACGCTGAATCATCGATTAGTGGTTCAACAATAAACCGTAGACTAGTTTGTTCTGTCCATTGGTTCGTTTCCCGCCATTTTTCTGTGGTGATTACATAAATGAATGTTGCCATAGCTGCAGAAGCTAGCGTGAGAAATATGTGTACCAAACAATGAGATGTAACCTGTGCACTATCATTAGATACGTGGGTAAACACAAACCTGCCCTGCGTTTATATGGCTTGGGTGGCGCTGCAACATCCTCGCATAATTAAACTCGAGATAAAATAAACGAGAGTCCCGCAAATGTTTGAACGAAATCATCTGAAATAAAGCACAAACAGGAGATGGATATTTGTATCGAATCATCTACAGAATTGCAGGTAATGATGTTATACTCCCTGGGCAACACAGCTAGATTAGTATACGGAGTAGTGGcgttgtattgcattgtattgtctTTCGATTTTACACTGTTTGTGGTGCAGTGTGAAATTGGAGTTAACAAAGGTGACTTTTATCAGTACGTCAGATGCCTCTGATTACAAGAGTACATCCATTATTTTCCCGTTTTGACAAAACTCGCCCACGCAATCGAAAGGACTGACAATGTCAGAACATGCAACTATTCCTTGCATAACCAAATATAATGGCTGTACAATACTCTAAATATGCCAAGTCATTCTTTACCAGCATTTccaaaataattgtttttgcATGATTTAGCTTTGAAATCCGAAAGGAAATCCGTCATACTCATCTTAAATTGAATGTGAAGGAAGGGGTACTTGTATCATTCAATGTAAAATTACTGAACAAAACTGAACGAAAAATCATAGTGATAAATATCACAAGATTAAACAGCGAGTCAACGCGAAGTGTATTCCATTGCCGCTTTTAGTGCCTCAGAATGTTGATGCGTTCACTTCTAAGTCAACAGAAATCTTACATCTTCTGTGGTCCCAATTAACGTGACGATAATTGGTGTGAAGACCTTGGGTATTCGTGTGTATTTTGCTGTATTCCCATTCGGTTTTATCTTGGTAGTTGTTTTTTCTACTCTTGTTTACAATCGCTGACAGCTGGTCGACTTTGGACTATCTCGATTGCTCTTGCATTGAATGTCGAGTTCTGGCGCTTaacatgtgaaataaataattttctagCAATGAGGCACATTAAGGTACCCTGCGTCTTGTCTCCCGGGCTTTACTTCCCACTGTTTGGATGTAGATTTTTCTCAGACGCATGCGCTACATCGACAGTAGCACCTTGAATCAGTTAGATAGATCACTTAGGGATTCAGACCGCGTGGTACTGTCATGCTTTAATAATTTCTCCTTTTATATTTCCATAGAGAAATAAGCTTAAAGGGCCAGcagctgtaagttttgatgagTTTTCCTGaccatatttgttttgtatgtcaacagaATTTTCGATGTTaaactccccaaagaatgttgacatACCAAGTATTTAGCCTGTCAACATAGCATAcgtgctatgttgacaagctgaataccaagtatttagcttgtcaacatagcacgTATACGTGCTagatgcactgttattgtcGACGTTTTTCAATTCTAGTCAGGACCAGAATGCACTTGCCAACAAAACAATGCTGTCAATACAGGCTGAGTTTATACGGTAAAAAATGTGTATCATATCTCAACATCCTCttgggagtagaaaaagaaactgtcGTTTATTCCACCCTAAAAACAAATATAGTAAAATagtcacaagttacagcttctgGCAAGTTCATGTGCACTGCCGAGCACAGGCCCGAGGATGTTTACTTTGCAACCTGGAAGGAAAGTAACGGAGACACCTGTGACACTAACTCTTAATGAGATGCACTGATATCAGTGAACACTGCGATTCATCGCAGCGTTTCAACGCACATAACCAAAATTATCTTTTACGCCCGATCAATGGAATATTGTATTGAACAAGAGGAAACATCTCCATACCGTTCACAGCTTACTTTACAATca comes from Ptychodera flava strain L36383 chromosome 8, AS_Pfla_20210202, whole genome shotgun sequence and encodes:
- the LOC139138841 gene encoding uncharacterized protein, which gives rise to MRHLAAFLVVATAICLANGVAGKNGRAAKKCVENDTRPAKLSRKDLAIHNFKRLLHIRDGAAYYDESGCANWYPNYPYRCADGKTCIPERNICDGHVLCSDGSDEVDCGDDSDDDDDNNEVVDDDAAYFDSDGCAFWFPNYPYRCKDGSLCIPESNICDGHELCGDGSDEIGCDSDGGDDGGDDGGDDGGDDGGDDGGDDGADDGGDSDGDSEKAQYDTNGCAVWYPSSPYKCIDGSLCLAEGQLCDGLGQCGDFSDEVDCGYGETDANGCTMPNQQGNTGFADLYDQLLEAHNYFRCLHGVSALTWDDTLTNVGQLVANDNANAGQLQHSTYSYGENLAVSGLPSFDNAAGYGFVKMWYDEIDIYNYNNPGFSSGTGHFTQVVWANSQKVGCGIAQSGGSVYVACEYDPPGNYANQYETNVPPPL